The Sulfurimonas sp. genome includes the window TTAGCCATGAATCTTTCCTTTATTATTTATTTATTTTTATCTATATCTAAAATTGCACTTGTGGTAGGATGATTAAATCAACCTCCACAACCACCAATAGATACATCTATCTCTTTTGATGCAGTATAAAGAGTACCTGTGCCTCTTTCTTTACCTACTATTGTAACAACAGCTGTTTGTCTCATTTTAATTCTGAAATCATACTCAATGATTGCACCTTTTGGAACTGAGAACACACAAGTTAAACATCTAGGATTAGCATCTTGAAAAAGTGCCACCGACTCTAGGTCCAAAGATGATTTAATCGTAATTGGGATTGAACCACCATTTTCAGCTAATTTTGGAGCTTTAAATATTAATTTATTGCTTTTCTTCAATCCAGCATTACCGTAAAGTGCTTTAATTCCATCAACTGTTTTCTCTGATTCCCATGCCTTTGGTTTAGTATCTCTAAAGTTCATTGCTTTTAAATCTGTTCCTGGCATAACGACTGCAGCAAAAGCTGCGATACCTACACCTAAAAATTTTCTTCTATCCATTTGTTATCCTTTTATTTAATGTTTTTCTTTACTTGAGTCTATCATCCACTCAACTACTAATTTAATGTCTGAAGGTAATAAATCCTCATTACCACCTTTTGCTGGCATTCCACCTATACCGTTTATAGAATTACGAAGGACCATATCAAAA containing:
- a CDS encoding thiosulfate oxidation carrier protein SoxY, which gives rise to MDRRKFLGVGIAAFAAVVMPGTDLKAMNFRDTKPKAWESEKTVDGIKALYGNAGLKKSNKLIFKAPKLAENGGSIPITIKSSLDLESVALFQDANPRCLTCVFSVPKGAIIEYDFRIKMRQTAVVTIVGKERGTGTLYTASKEIDVSIGGCGG